The Microterricola viridarii nucleotide sequence CTCCATGTAAAGAACTCTTGACGCCGAATGTATGCCAGAGCAGACACGGTGTCAAGAGTTCTTTACATAGTGCGGATGCTGGAACTAGCGAGAAAGCGTGATGCCGACGGTGGCGAGGGTACCGAACACCACACCCCAGATGGTGATTGCGATGATCTGCCAGAGGATGACGGAGTTCTTGGACGCGCCGAAGGAGACCATGGCGGCGGAGGTGAACTGGCTCGGCAGCACGACCGGGCCAACCAGGCTCACCCCGGCGACGCCGTACTTGTCGAACCAGGCGCGCACTTTTCTGCTGCGGGCCGAATCCTGCCGTGGCGCCTTGGAGTTGACCACGCCGGTGCGCACTCGATGCGCGGCGAACACGAAGATCAGCATGGCCAGAACGTTGCCGACGATCGCCGCCGCGATGGCGACGACGGGGTTGAGGCCGGCGAGCACGCCGATGACCGAGCCGAAGTAGGAGTCGACGAACGGGATGGCCGCGACGAGCATCACGCCCACCCACTGCAGCAGAGCGGGGAAGGAGGAGGTGAAGTCTTGCAGTGCGTCGATCATTCGTGGTGCCTTTCGTGGTGGCCGTGGCCGAGAGTGTGTGCTGAAGCGATAGCTCCATCCTGTCGGCGGCGCTGGAAGCGAAGTAGTGCCGCACTGTCACGGTGTTTATGGCACTTTCGCCCGCGAAAACATGACAAATGTCACTGCTCTACGCTGGGGAGGATGAGCAGCCCTGACACCCGCCCGGCCCGATGACGGCGACCCCCACCCCCGTGCGCAGCGTGCAGACGACGTGGTTGTTCACGCTGGGCTCGATGGTGTTCTTCACGGTGTTCCTGTACGCGTGCGTCGCGATGATCCTGCTGGCGGACTTTGCCGCGACCGGCGGCGCGCTCGACGCCGTGCTGCTTGTCCTGTGTCTGGCGGCGGCCGCCGTGAACGTGCGGTACTGCTGGTTCCTGCGGGTCGGGCGCGGGGGAGGGATGCCGCGGACCGCGTGGACGCTCGCCCTGCTGGCGCCAGCGGCATTCGTCTGGGTCATCGCCCTCTTCAGCTCGAACGCGGCCCTGCTCGGGGCGATCCCGCTGTGGATGGCGCTCTGCCTCATCGCCTGCCTCCTGCCCAAGCGCCCGCGCTGGCTGCTGCTCACCGGCGGCGTCGGGCTGATCGCGGTGCACCCGTTCCTCAGCGACGCGATCACCGGCAGCACCGTCGACTTCACCGACCGTTACTCGGCCTGGCTGCTGGCGGTGTACGTGGTCGCGCTGCCCGTCATGCTGCTCAGC carries:
- a CDS encoding small multi-drug export protein, with the translated sequence MIDALQDFTSSFPALLQWVGVMLVAAIPFVDSYFGSVIGVLAGLNPVVAIAAAIVGNVLAMLIFVFAAHRVRTGVVNSKAPRQDSARSRKVRAWFDKYGVAGVSLVGPVVLPSQFTSAAMVSFGASKNSVILWQIIAITIWGVVFGTLATVGITLSR